Proteins from a single region of Pseudomonas sp. 10S4:
- a CDS encoding LysR family transcriptional regulator: MAERDVQRLLNDRLDWNLLRTFRVIGQELSISRAAARLHLTQPAVSQALKRLEEQLGRQLIARRGPRFALTEVGEQIFELAGEIYGQMSQVSSVLEQPADEVIGKVRLLIISRIFSERFDDFLADFHRHHPRVDLEVDVMRSSDIVSALQEKTATLGLSLNRRPQPRLEQRLFLRQRYAFFCGKHHALFGQLNVAEGDLQRENFVSFTSDQIGGMLSPLTIFRDQQGFSGRIVASSPSLEEVRRLVIAGFGIGCLPEHVVAADVDAGLLWRLPPHKGIADVDIHLLWNREQRMSRAETIFIESLQRCLTA; the protein is encoded by the coding sequence ATGGCCGAACGCGACGTGCAACGCCTGCTCAATGACCGTCTGGACTGGAACCTGCTGCGCACCTTTCGGGTGATCGGCCAGGAACTGAGCATCAGCCGCGCCGCCGCCCGCCTGCACCTGACGCAACCGGCGGTGAGCCAGGCGCTGAAGCGGCTGGAAGAACAACTGGGGCGCCAATTGATCGCCCGACGTGGACCACGGTTTGCCCTGACAGAAGTCGGTGAGCAGATCTTCGAACTGGCCGGGGAAATTTACGGGCAGATGTCGCAAGTCAGCAGCGTACTGGAGCAACCGGCCGACGAAGTGATCGGCAAGGTGCGGCTGTTGATCATCAGCCGAATCTTCTCCGAGCGCTTCGATGACTTCCTCGCCGACTTCCATCGCCACCATCCGCGGGTGGATCTGGAAGTGGATGTGATGCGCAGTTCCGACATCGTCAGCGCCCTCCAGGAAAAGACTGCGACCCTTGGCCTGAGCCTCAATCGTCGGCCGCAACCGCGCCTGGAACAGCGATTGTTCCTGCGCCAGCGCTATGCGTTTTTCTGCGGCAAGCACCATGCCTTGTTCGGGCAGCTGAACGTTGCCGAAGGGGATTTGCAGCGGGAGAATTTCGTCAGTTTCACCAGCGACCAGATTGGCGGCATGCTTTCGCCGCTGACGATTTTCCGTGATCAGCAAGGTTTCAGCGGACGGATTGTTGCGTCTTCACCGAGCCTGGAAGAAGTCCGAAGACTGGTGATCGCCGGCTTCGGCATTGGCTGCTTGCCCGAGCACGTGGTGGCGGCCGACGTCGACGCCGGATTGCTCTGGCGCCTGCCACCCCACAAAGGGATTGCCGATGTGGACATTCATTTGCTGTGGAACCGCGAGCAGCGCATGAGCCGGGCCGAGACGATCTTCATCGAGAGCTTGCAACGCTGCCTGACGGCCTAG
- a CDS encoding RraA family protein: MDESQLIEQFKTVSFPTLGHFLEKGFADSQLRAMVPNVKLVGRALTLKLVGADAIAVNQALALIKPGDVLVIDTDGDWQHAPVGAVTSCAASCAGAVGIVVDGAVTDLLELREAGLPVFARGTSLLTTKLHGRGDSQINQPIQCAGVTVNPGDLVLADDNGVLFLDWPTAAGVIDQALASDLAEPRLLERLRAGEPVAQVLRV, translated from the coding sequence ATGGATGAGTCCCAGCTGATCGAGCAGTTCAAAACCGTGAGTTTTCCGACCCTCGGGCACTTCCTGGAGAAGGGCTTTGCCGATTCGCAACTGAGGGCCATGGTCCCCAATGTGAAACTGGTCGGCCGGGCGCTGACCCTGAAACTGGTCGGCGCCGATGCCATCGCAGTCAACCAGGCCCTGGCGCTGATCAAACCCGGCGATGTGCTGGTGATCGACACCGATGGCGACTGGCAGCACGCTCCGGTCGGCGCCGTCACCAGTTGCGCCGCGAGTTGCGCGGGGGCCGTGGGCATTGTGGTGGATGGCGCAGTCACCGATTTACTGGAACTGCGCGAGGCCGGGCTGCCGGTCTTCGCCCGTGGCACCAGCCTGCTGACCACCAAGTTGCATGGCCGTGGGGACAGCCAGATCAATCAACCGATCCAGTGTGCCGGCGTGACGGTCAATCCAGGGGATCTGGTGCTGGCGGACGACAACGGCGTGCTGTTTCTCGACTGGCCAACGGCAGCCGGGGTCATCGATCAGGCGTTGGCGTCCGATCTTGCCGAACCGCGTTTGCTTGAGCGTTTGCGGGCCGGTGAGCCGGTGGCGCAGGTGTTGCGCGTCTAG